In Setaria italica strain Yugu1 chromosome IX, Setaria_italica_v2.0, whole genome shotgun sequence, the genomic stretch TATTACCTCTGCCTCCACACCCTCCTCCCGACCGCACCCTCCCTgaccccgccaccgctccctccctcctccacgccggcgcccgcggcctcTCACCGGCGGCCGTGCCATCCCCCGCCGgaccgccgcccccgctcccttgCGCCACCGCACGGGCCGGCCGTGgcgctcccgctcctcctcggcgccggctGCTCCCCCAATCCAGCCGCCGCTCAATCCGCCATCGACACCGGCTTCCGTGACCAAGAATCGCCGGCCGGGCACTCCCCCGCcggatccccgccgccgccgccggatccgggagAGGGAGGATcgggaggggggcggcggtgccggggaagaagaggaggggaggggcgcggcggtcgggattggaggggagggggcggcggctgggggaaggagagaggggaggggcatcgacgggaggaggggagggggcggcgtaggcgggaggagcgccggccgccgccgccgaggccagcAAGAGGGCTCAGGgctgggaggggaggggcgggcaGAGAAGGAGCAGGGCATTGGGGGGAGGGCAGTATGGTCATTTTACTACAACATTTATTGCTTTTAGTcagttttaggaggtggaaccaaacatgctTTAGACCATGAACTAAAAACTAACTAAaacttttaggagctaaaatttaggagGTGGGAAACAAACATGGCTAGCTGTGGTTGTGGTGCTAGTGTGAGTACCAGCTGCTGTGTTTCCTTTTTACTTATGCAATTGGAGGTTGGAGGCACACCGAGCTGATCGTTTTAATATGTGATTTGCTTTCTGTTCTCAAACTTAAAAAGAAAGTTTTCATGGGAATTTTGACATGGTACCTGTACCTCGTGTCGGTGGAGATAAGGTAAGGATGCTGCCCTAGAGAATGGCTTGTATTTATACGAGTAATTGCGGGCCCGTTGCTGTCATGTGGGTCCGGTTGTGATGCTCCAGTGGGTCCAAGGATTGATTATCTCTCATCTTGGGCAAACAGGACTGATGATTTGTCGTCAGGTCGTACATTTTTCGACTGAAATTCTTTCTGTTCTTTTTCCTCGCGAGGGAAATTCACACATATATTTAAAAACCCAACCAAATGGATGTATTTTCAACAGTAATTTCCTTGGCACGTTCAACTGCTGTTACTCTAAAGAAGTGTGGGTGAAGGTGAAACGCTGGATAAATTTTCCCATCTTATTACCCGACCAGGAGGAGGTTTCTTTTGAAGATTGGTGGACTAGGAACTTGCAACAAGTCACTGGGCGCTCCAGGAGATCTTTGGCTGCCATCATCATGTTCACGGTGTGGCAAATTTGGAAGGAGAGAAACCGGAGGGTTTTCGAGCACAAAACTTTACTACCTGGGCAAGTCTTGGGGCTGATTAAGGAAGAGGTGGCGCAGCATCAAGCCGCCTGTGGCACCCCTGAGTTAGAGATCAACTAGTTTTAATTATGTTATGTTCCTCAAGTTTGAGTTCATCGTCTTTATGTAATATCGAACTGAGTGCTCCtgctcttttttgttttttttaaaaaagttccTTGGCACGATGAATAGATTCACCGGAGAAACTGCTTCCGAAGTGTAAATGCAAAATCCAGTCTGATGCTATGAAATTCCATTACCACTGGCCCACTGCATATCGCTGTCTTCAGAGTATCGGCAGAGCCGTTGGAGATGCGGACTGGGTCAAACGTGCGCCGTTCAAAGCAGCCTCAGCCCTCAAGTCGAGCAGGCGCGTGCAGGCTCGAACGTCACTGTAGAGATCGATGGAATACCCATCACCTGAAGCAGCAGAAAAGGCACCACGCTGCCCCCCAGAAACGAACAGCGCCCATCACTCACCTCGCTCTCTTAGGATCCGTCCAATCAGCCTCTCTCTCGAGACTAGACTAGTCGTCTACTCCCCGTCGCTCGCAATGCCATGGCAGGCAACTCCCAAAACTgtggccgtgtttagttggggaatttgggaggtgccaaattactgttacagcactgtagcacactgtagcgtttcgtttgtatttgtgaattattgtccaaatattgactaattaggctcaaaagattcgtctcgcaaagtacaacaaaactgtgcaattagtttttaatttcatctacatttagtactccatgcatgtaccgcaagtttgatgtgatggggaatcttctttttgcatagtgtcaaagttgggagttggaagtaactaaacatggcctgtaCTGTATCCATCTTGACCTGGACTCCTTTCCTCATCCTGTTGGTCAATTGCTGTTCCTGTTGATGTGTTCATCCATCCATCACATCCATATATAGTTACACACTTTGATACGGGCATCTCACACCTGTTTGCTGGTGACCTTATCAGTATCAGCTGATGAGTACTCACCATGCATGGCCAAATGCTTACTACAGtgtgtgtggtgtggtgtgcaGCACGCCAGCAAGTTTGGGTCAAGCTGAAGAAGAAGCCATGCAGGAGTCTGTCATGTCATGTGCACCCCAACCAACTGCAGGCGCCCAGAAAAAGGATCTGGGCTTTCCATGGATCAGGACAGGCAGCCGGCCATCCCCAGCCGGCCAGCTACGCGCACAGTAAAGCTTAAAGCAGCAACCGCGGCATGCAGCATCTCTGAACTTCTGGccctggccggccggcctttCTTGAGATTctacaccacaccacaccacaccacacctaGCCCAGCGCGGCCAGCTAGTGGTACTGGTGCTGGTGTAGCATGCATGGCTTcgcagccggagccggagccggccggccggccggcacgcaTACACatcacacacacagagagaggcAGAGAGCACAGAGATAGCGAGCATTGCATGGTATGCAGTTGCTCTCCCCAAGAAAAGCTTACACATCACAGGCAGCCAGCTGAGAGTGTAGATGGATAGACTGGACTCTGAATCACCATCACAGCACTACTGAGTAGAAGTAGTAGTGTAGACTGGATAGTAATAGTTTGGAGTGACAGCACACAAAGGAGCTGAGGCTTGCACTAAAGTTGCAAAGATTGGATTGGATGGATCCTGTGGTTTTGGTGCATCCTGGTTCAGTGCAAAGAGCCAGAGATGGTCCAAGCCTCCACAGTACAGACAGCGGGCAGGCAGGGCGCAGGCAGCCCAACCAAGCTAGGACTCCACACTCGAGTGTGCACGGCTGTGTACATATATGCCACTGCGAAGCCCCTTTTGGCCTGCCTTTATTTGTGCCGTTTATCTTTGCAACTTTATATATATgcctagctagctgctgcttctACCGACTACCTCTGGTCCTGGTCCAGACCTCTACTGCCGGCCCGCCCCACACCACGCAAAGGTAACGGCGAGGCTGTCGTTCCAACTCGTGAATGTTCTTGAGATTGTTTTACTCGGATCTTAATTTTAATCATACGAACACTGCTTTAGATTACAGTCTGAGCATGCAGTCAATCGTCTGTTTGCCTTGTTCAACCAGATCGATAGATTGTGGTTAGTTGCTCCTACTGTTTCTGATCACTTTCTGCAGTTTGTGATGTAATGTTTCAGGGTCACAGCTCATAAATACGCGTCCTTGGTGTAGCTAGCAATAATCAATGGTCATGGCGAAGCAGCATGAGAAGGGCTCACCGAAGCGGGCTCCCAATGAGCCTGCTCCCCAAAGCGCCGTCGCCGAACGGCCAAGCCCGCCGGCGCCTTTCCGACTTGAGCTCTGTGGCCATTGCAACGACCGCCGCCGTCAGGACGACGGGTCGAACGGCGCTGGACCGTTGCTCCTGACTCTCGGCCCTTTCGGCTCGGCCACCGACGGCAGCTGCTCGTGCGCtgtcgcgccggcgccggcgccggccacgaTGGCCGTCCTGCGCGGGTCCCGGTACCTGAGGCCGGCGCAGGAGCTGCTGGGCGAGGTGGTGCGCATGGCCGAcctggcggccggcgcgggcgacgaAGAGGCTGCCGCGGAGAAGCAGGAGCGGCTCGACGCCGGCGGTCGCCGCGCGGCGCGTCTTGCGGACAAGAACGACGGCGACGGGATCCAGGCCAAGCTCCTAGGCCTGCTCAGCGAGGTAAACATGTTGTTACGGTTCTTGCGTTGCATTCGATAGCAGATTACCGTTGCATTTAATTAGCTGgttacaaaaaaaagaagaagaaaaaatccaTGGCAAATCGCTTGCAGCTGGAGAGCCGGGAGGAGCGCTACTTCGGCGAGCTGGGGCGCGTGGCGTCGTCGTTCGAGCCGGCGCTAGGGGACGGCGCGGCATCCGCCTACACGTCCCTGATGGCGCAGGCCATGGCGCGGCACTTCGGCAACCTGCGCCGCGCCATCCTGCGGAGGCTGaggctccacgccgccgccgcggcgaagcGGACGCTTCGGGCCGGCGAGGAGGgggagcgcggcgacggcggcgacgacgacgacgacgacgaggaggtgaccgaggagatggtggagatggtgGCCCGGCGGACGAagctggccgcggcggcgcgggcggagcaGGCGTGGCGGCCGCTCCGGGGCCTGCCGGAGGGCTCCGTGGCCGTGCTCCGGGCGTGGCTCTTCGACCACTTCCTCCACCCGTAAGTGTCCGAACCCGATGCCATGTGATGATGTGAACGCACCTGTGCTGCTTGAAGCGTAATCAATGGCGCCCCTCTCGTCCCTGCAACGCAACAGGTACCCCGACGACGGCGAGAAGCTGAAGCTGGCGGTGACCACCGGTCTGAGCAGAAGCCAGGTCCGTACTGCTACTCCACAGCGCAGCTCTGAGCTCAGATAAAACTAATCTGCATTTGGCATTGCAATTAGCCGCGTGATTAACCACCAGCTGCACGAACACTTGTGGTGATGATGAGCAGATATCGAACTGGTTCATCAACGCGCGCGTGCGCCTGTGGAAGCCGATGGTCGAGGAGATGTACAAGGACGAATTCTCCGAGGGTTCCGCCGTTTCCAGGGACGACGACACCAGCGCCAGCggcgcctcctcgtcgtcgtgaTCGACGGCTATTACTAATTCTGAAGAGCTTCTTGCTATTGGAGTCAGAATGGAGATTGTCACCCGGCTGTTGGTTGGGTATTACGGAatgatattttatttatatCTTTCTTCTAAGAAACCACACGCAACAAAGGTTTAGACTGATGAACGGCGACtaagagaggaggaggcgctcATGTTTGTGCTGTTTGATTCATGGGTTGTTCGTGTTCTTGTTGGTTAGGGTCGTCAGAGAAGCCAGGTGGCTTGTGTCTTTTATCAGAGCGAGCACACTCGCATAACTGAAAGTGCTCGTTTTTCTGGTTCCATCGGGCCAATTCAACAACTTTCGGGGGTgtttcgggggtgtttggatcctggagctaaagtttagtccgtgtcacatcggatattcggatgctaattaggaggactaaacatgagctaattacaaaactaattgcagaacccctaggttaaatcccgagacgaatctattaaacctaattaatccatcattagtgaatgtttactgtagcgtcatattgtcaaatcatggagtaattaggcttaatagattcgtctcgcgatttagcctaggggttgtgaaattgattttataattagcctatgtttaatactcctaattagtatccaaatattcgatgtgacaggagctaaaatttagctcgggatccaaacatccccttcaTCAATCATTTCTTCCTGTCCAGAGCATAGCTTCTCGTTTTACTAATCATTTCTTGCTGTCCAGGACGTAGAGTGTGGACTCAGTTCGGATTCTTTTGCTTCCATTTTCGGACTAGCAGCTATATTTGCATCTGAATGGCTATGGTCAATTACTAACGGACATGGCACGAAATTTGCGACTGAGTGGCAAAGGGATACAGAAGATTCACTTCAGTTTTGTTCCAAAAAAACAAAGTCGCTTCAGTGGCTTTGTGTCAAAAAAGTGCAGTCTATGTTAGGCTTCGGGCCCGCTGGAAAATTATCGCGCTGGGCCTAATGGCTAATTACAACTGGTGGTAGCCCATTTAGGGCCAGTCAAGAAATTGTCGCCCAGCGAGAGTTTGTGAGGGGAATTGGTACAACTTCCACAAGATGGGGAAGGTTACATAACTTCCAGCCCATCTAAAACTTAATTGTTCCAGCCCACTAGCAATAGGCCCAATTGTTACTGCCTGTGAAATTCAGGTGCAAATGAGTTCATGCGTGCGAAATAGGTATCTTGGAATTTTCTTTTCCTCGTGGGATGATCAAATTAGTTTTGGGATGATCTGCTTGCATCCATAGCTTACCTCTTGGTCCATCAGGATTGcacagcctgttcgcttcagcttatcagctcgcttatcagccaccaaacaatatttttctctcataataaatcagctgtttcagcttttcagccggcttacaAGTCCAACCGAACAGCCCTGCAAATTTCAGGGTTGCAGGCACCGATGCCAGCAAATTCGGTCCAGACCTTGATCCTTCCACCATTGAGGAACGACAGGTGCAGCCACATATGTTTGTCAATAATTGTCATCTTAAAGTGTCTACTGCTGTCGGAGTATTTCCTCTTCAGTCCACATGAGAAGGACTGAACAACGAAAACTTCAACAGGATCGACGAACTGCAGACCTGACCAAAATTATCATTGCAGAGATAACAATAACCCGAGATGGCAGACATGTCTTTATGTCAAAATTTTCCCTGCGTTTGTGAATACCCATTGATGAACAATctgaggggctgtttggatatgaggtgctaaactttaacagtgtcacatcgg encodes the following:
- the LOC101759581 gene encoding BEL1-like homeodomain protein 11 isoform X2, whose product is MVMAKQHEKGSPKRAPNEPAPQSAVAERPSPPAPFRLELCGHCNDRRRQDDGSNGAGPLLLTLGPFGSATDGSCSCAVAPAPAPATMAVLRGSRYLRPAQELLGEVVRMADLAAGAGDEEAAAEKQERLDAGGRRAARLADKNDGDGIQAKLLGLLSELESREERYFGELGRVASSFEPALGDGAASAYTSLMAQAMARHFGNLRRAILRRLRLHAAAAAKRTLRAGEEGERGDGGDDDDDDEEVTEEMVEMVARRTKLAAAARAEQAWRPLRGLPEGSVAVLRAWLFDHFLHPYPDDGEKLKLAVTTGLSRSQISNWFINARVRLWKPMVEEMYKDEFSEGSAVSRDDDTSASGASSSS
- the LOC101759581 gene encoding BEL1-like homeodomain protein 10 isoform X1, producing MVMAKQHEKGSPKRAPNEPAPQSAVAERPSPPAPFRLELCGHCNDRRRQDDGSNGAGPLLLTLGPFGSATDGSCSCAVAPAPAPATMAVLRGSRYLRPAQELLGEVVRMADLAAGAGDEEAAAEKQERLDAGGRRAARLADKNDGDGIQAKLLGLLSEKKKKSMANRLQLESREERYFGELGRVASSFEPALGDGAASAYTSLMAQAMARHFGNLRRAILRRLRLHAAAAAKRTLRAGEEGERGDGGDDDDDDEEVTEEMVEMVARRTKLAAAARAEQAWRPLRGLPEGSVAVLRAWLFDHFLHPYPDDGEKLKLAVTTGLSRSQISNWFINARVRLWKPMVEEMYKDEFSEGSAVSRDDDTSASGASSSS